The Aeromicrobium tamlense nucleotide sequence CGTCCCGGTCTTCGCGCGACCGACCGGACCGGTGCTCCCCGACACGACCCACTGACACACCATCACAGGAGTGATCGACATGACCGAACGACTGAAGGCACTCAGCGACGCGGGGGTGTCGATCTGGCTCGACGACCTCTCCCGCGAGCGGATCGAGACCGGCAACCTCGCCGACCTGGTCAAGGAGCGCAGCGTCGTCGGCGTCACGACGAACCCGACGATCTTCGCCTCGGCGCTGGCCAAGGGCGAGCGCTACGAGAAGCAGGTCGCCGAGCTCAAGGCCTCCGGCGCGGACATCGACGCCACGGTCTTCGCGCTCACCACGACCGACGTCCGTGACGCCTGCGACGTGCTCAAGCCCGTCTACGACGCCACCGGCGGCTTCGACGGCCGCGTCTCGATCGAGGTCGAGCCGGGCCTGGCCCGCGACACCGACGGCACCGTCGAGATGGCCGAGCGGCTCTGGAGCGAGATCGACCGCGAGAACCTGCTCATCAAGATCCCCGCCACGCGCGAGGGCCTGCCGGCCATCGCGGCCGCGATCGCGAAGGGCATCAGCGTGAACGTGACGCTGATCTTCTCGCTCGAGCGCTACCGCGGCGTGATGGACGCCTACCTCTACGGACTGGAGCAGGCCGCGGCAGAGGGTCGCGACCTGTCGAAGATCCACTCGGTGGCCTCCTTCTTCGTCAGCCGCGTCGACGCCGAGGTCGACGGGCGCCTCCCCGAGGACAGCCCGCTGCGCGGCAAGGCCGCCCTGGCGAACGCCTGGCTCGCCTACGCGGCGTACCAGGAGGTCTTCGGCTCCGACCGCGCGAAGGAGCTGCTCGCGAAGGGCGCCCACCCGCAGCGCCCGCTGTGGGCCTCCACGGGTGTCAAGGACCCGGCCTACCCCGACACGATGTACGTCACCGAGCTCGTCGTCGACGGCACCGTCAACACGATGCCCGAGAAGACGCTCGAGGCCTTCGCCGACCACGGTGAGGTTCGCGGCGACACGGTCACCGGACGCGCGGCCGAGGCCCAGCAGGTGATCGACGACCTCGAGGCCCAGGGCATCTCGTACGACGAGGTGGTCGAGAAGCTCGAGGACGAAGGACTCCAGAAGTTCGACGACTCGTGGGCCGAGCTCCTCGAGACCGTCAAGGCCGAGCTCCACAAGGACTGACGATGACGAACCGGCTCCGCATCCAGACACCCCAGCACGAGTCGGTCGAGAGTGCCGTCGAGGCTCTCGTCGCGGAGCGGTTCGCGTCACGGCTCTTCGCCGAGGACCCCACCCTGTGGGGTCCCGAGGCGGAGTCGGAGGCGGCGATCCGCCTGTCGTGGGTGACCCTGCACGAGTCCTCGCGCGCGCTCGTCCCCGACATCGTCGCCCTGCGCGACGAGCTGCGCGGGCGCGGCGTGAGCCGTGTGGTCCTGTGCGGCATGGGAGGCTCGTCCCTGGCCCCC carries:
- the tal gene encoding transaldolase, whose translation is MTERLKALSDAGVSIWLDDLSRERIETGNLADLVKERSVVGVTTNPTIFASALAKGERYEKQVAELKASGADIDATVFALTTTDVRDACDVLKPVYDATGGFDGRVSIEVEPGLARDTDGTVEMAERLWSEIDRENLLIKIPATREGLPAIAAAIAKGISVNVTLIFSLERYRGVMDAYLYGLEQAAAEGRDLSKIHSVASFFVSRVDAEVDGRLPEDSPLRGKAALANAWLAYAAYQEVFGSDRAKELLAKGAHPQRPLWASTGVKDPAYPDTMYVTELVVDGTVNTMPEKTLEAFADHGEVRGDTVTGRAAEAQQVIDDLEAQGISYDEVVEKLEDEGLQKFDDSWAELLETVKAELHKD